AGCAGAAGGGTAGAGAGTAGTAGCGTGCCGCAAATATACGCGTGTAAGTCAGTCAATTATAGCATAGAAAATGGGTTTTAGGTTACGTACTAATACCTGTTTTCAGCGGTGCCCGGCGGAAGGAGATTACCAAGTGACTATAGTTTAGCTACGTGTTTTCCGCATATTCTCGCAGCTGGCCGGGAAAGGGCTGCGCAAATACGCATAGGTGCTCCGTATAAATTGGTAATTATCTTGTAAACAGACACTTTATAAAGAAAACTCCCATCCTACGCCATGCTTTAATCGTTAAAATGAAGTAGTTAGGTGCCTGTCTCATTCCTCTTTTCCCTTACTTACTTTTACTATGAAGCCTGCTGTGAATACGTCGTCCCTGGTTTCTTCATCCCCCATGGGCTTTAAAACCCGCCCGGCCGCCCGCATCGGCGATGGTAGCCGCACCAGCCGCCGGGGCTTTGCCAGCATGGACCCCGCCGAGCAGCGTCGCATTGCCAGCGAAGGCGGCAAAGCCTCGCACGCCAGTGGCCAGGGCCACAAGTGGACTGCTGAAGAAGCGCGGGCTGCGGGCCGCAAGGGCGGCC
The sequence above is drawn from the Hymenobacter baengnokdamensis genome and encodes:
- a CDS encoding KGG domain-containing protein, with the protein product MGFKTRPAARIGDGSRTSRRGFASMDPAEQRRIASEGGKASHASGQGHKWTAEEARAAGRKGGLTSRRGPSRPAGEAKAATSKSKTTN